The Rhododendron vialii isolate Sample 1 chromosome 8a, ASM3025357v1 genome has a window encoding:
- the LOC131336089 gene encoding ABC transporter C family member 8-like isoform X1: protein MASFERALGGLSWICEGEFDFISSTCIQGTVIDLLNILFLLAFYLCLFIVYITKRNYSSRFSKRDWVTIAISICSALISIAYFGSSLWDLIAQNGGFSSWSWVVNLFRGLIWISLTVSLLVQGSKLVKILASVWWVLFFLFISVINTEVLIRTHYKPILDMVAWPVNLLLLFCALRNFSLFLCQPSSEKSLSEPLLVEETQKYHSKINQASFLSKITFSWVDHLLKLGYSKILALEDIPCLVPEDESDLAYEKFAHVWDLLQSEKRSNNAGYLVFWALVKVHMKEMVYEGICAFLRALCVVVAPLLLYAFVNYTNRDTESIHEGLFLVGYLVVVKVVESLSQRHFFFNARRTGMKMRSALMVAVYRKQLNLSSLGRQRHSTGEIMNYIAVDAYRMGEFPVWFHLGWTFSLQLFLAVIVLFGVVGLGALPGLVPLLICGFLNVPFAKLLQKCQFQFMIAQDQRLRSMSEILNSMKIIKLQSWEDKFKKLIDSYRENEFKWLAETQYSKSYGTALYWMSPTLVSSVVFFGCAVFGSAPLDAATIFTVLATLRSMSEPVRMIPETLSAMIQVKVSFDRIDSFLLADEFKKEKLTTVPLQYSAMCIKIQSGKFHWNPKSAIPTLRDIDLEVRWGQKIAVCGPVGAGKSSVLYAILGEIPRSSGNVTVVGSIAYVSQASWIQSGTIRDNILYGKPMEKTKYEKAIKACALDKDIQNFDHGDLTEIGQRGLNMSGGQKQRIQLARAVYSDADIYLLDDPFSAVDAHTAATLFNDCVMAALQKKTVILVTHQVEFLSQVHEILVIQGGEVTQSGSYEELLTTGTAFEQLVNAHRNAAMAMDPEINENTKNSSKENNGRVEETKGLYLTKEISEEDISVRGLPGVQLTEEEEKEIGNVGWKPIFDYIIISKGLLFLSLSILAQIGFLTLQAASSYWLAFAIQIPNISSGMLIGVYTIISTISAVFVYLRSYLSALLGLKASKSFFSTFINSIFNAPMQFFDSTPVGRILTRASSDLSTLDFDIPFSIAFVYTPALEILITVIIMASVTWQVLIVAAFGTVASSYVQGYYLASARELMRINGTTKAPVMNYAAETSLGVVTIRAFNMAERFFQNYLKLIDTDAKLFLYSNASLEWLILRVEALQNLTLFTAAFLLIFLPKGGIAPGLVGLSLSYALALTLSQVFFTRWYSSLCNYIISVERIKQFMNIPPEPPAIVEDKRPPFSWPSEGTIELQDLKIRYRQNSPLVLKGITCTFRGGARVGVVGRTGSGKTTLISALFRLVEPESGNILIDGLDISTIGLKDLRMKLSIIPQEPTLFRGSVRTNLDPLGLYSDDEIWKALEKCQLKATISSLPNLLDSSVSDEGENWSAGQRQLFCLGRVLLKRNRILVLDEATASIDSATDAILQTIIREEFSGCTVITVAHRVPTVIDSDMVMVLSFGKLIEYDEPSKLLESDSSFSKLVAEYWSSRRN, encoded by the exons ATGGCTTCCTTTGAGAGAGCACTTG GAGGACTCTCTTGGATTTGTGAAGGTGAATTTGATTTCATCAGTTCTACTTGCATTCAGGGGACTGTCATTGATTTACTCAACATTCTATTCCTCCTTGCATTCTATTTATGTTTGTTCATAGTTTATATAACAAAGCGTAACTATAGTAGTAGGTTCAGTAAAAGGGACTGGGTCACTATAGCTATCTCAATCTGCTCTGCTCTTATTAGCATTGCATATTTCGGCTCCAGTTTATGGGATCTGATAGCCCAAAATGGAGGATTTAGTAGTTGGAGCTGGGTGGTGAACTTATTTAGGGGACTAATTTGGATCTCTTTGACAGTTTCCTTGCTAGTACAAGGATCCAAATTGGTCAAAATTCTGGCTTCAGTTTGGTGGGTGTTGTTCTTTCTATTTATTTCGGTTATAAATACCGAGGTTTTGATAAGAACACACTACAAACCAATCTTGGACATGGTAGCATGGCCTGTGAACTTGCTGCTTCTCTTTTGTGCTTTGAGGAATTTCAGTCTCTTCCTTTGTCAACCTTCCTCAGAAAAGAGCTTATCAGAACCTCTACTAGTTGAGGAGACTCAGAAATACCATAGTAAAATCAACCAAGCTAGTTTTCTTAGTAAAATAACATTTTCCTGGGTTGATCATTTACTTAAATTGGGTTACTCTAAGATTTTAGCTCTTGAAGACATCCCTTGCCTGGTCCCTGAGGATGAATCAGATTTGGCCTATGAGAAATTTGCTCATGTTTGGGATTTACTTCAAAGTGAGAAGAGGTCAAACAACGCTGGATATTTGGTTTTTTGGGCATTAGTTAAAGTGCATATGAAAGAAATGGTCTATGAAGGAATTTGTGCATTTCTTAGGGCATTGTGTGTGGTTGTTGCTCCCTTGTTACTCTACGCCTTTGTTAATTATACGAATCGGGACACAGAAAGTATACATGAAGGTCTCTTCTTAGTGGGGTACTTAGTTGTTGTCAAAGTGGTCGAGTCTCTGTCTCAGCGACATTTCTTTTTCAATGCAAGGAGGACTGGGATGAAGATGAGATCAGCTTTAATGGTGGCAGTTTATCGAAAGCAACTAAATCTTTCTAGTTTAGGAAGGCAAAGGCATTCAACCGGAGAGATTATGAACTACATCGCTGTTGATGCTTATCGAATGGGGGAATTTCCTGTGTGGTTTCACTTGGGATGGACCTTTTCTCTCCAGCTATTTCTAGCTGTAATTGTCCTGTTTGGGGTTGTGGGTCTTGGCGCTCTTCCTGGTTTAGTCCCTCTTCTTATCTGTGGGTTTCTTAATGTTCCATTTGCGAAGCTTCTTCAGAAGTGTCAGTTCCAATTTATGATAGCACAAGACCAGCGACTTAGGTCCATGTCTGAGATCCTTAACAGTATGAAAATAATCAAGTTACAGTCATGGGAAGATAAGTTCAAGAAATTGATTGATTCCTACAGAGAAAATGAATTCAAGTGGTTGGCGGAAACTCAGTATAGCAAGTCTTATGGCACTGCCTTGTACTGGATGTCTCCTACTCTTGTTTCTTCAGTTGTCTTCTTTGGTTGTGCCGTTTTTGGGAGTGCCCCCTTAGATGCTGCCACTATTTTCACTGTCTTGGCAACGTTGCGTAGTATGTCAGAACCTGTCAGAATGATACCAGAGACTCTTTCTGCAATGATTCAGGTCAAGGTCTCTTTTGACCGTATTGATTCCTTTCTGCTTGCTGATGAATTCAAAAAGGAGAAATTGACGACAGTTCCCTTGCAGTACTCTGCTATGTGTATTAAGATACAGTCTGGCAAATTCCATTGGAACCCCAAATCTGCAATTCCAACTCTTCGAGATATTGATTTGGAAGTGAGATGGGGGCAGAAAATTGCAGTTTGTGGGCCAGTTGGGGCTGGGAAATCATCGGTTTTATATGCTATACTCGGTGAAATACCCAGGAGTTCAGGAAAT GTTACTGTAGTCGGATCCATTGCTTATGTTTCTCAAGCTTCTTGGATTCAGAGTGGGACAATACGTGATAACATACTCTATGGAAAGCCAATGGAGAAAACGAAATACGAGAAAGCTATCAAAGCATGTGCCCTGGACAAAGACATTCAAAATTTTGACCATGGGGATCTCACTGAGATTGGTCAGAGAGGGCTGAACATGAGTGGAGGACAAAAACAAAGAATCCAACTTGCACGAGCTGTCTACAGTGATGCTGATATATATCTCCTTGACGACCCTTTTAGTGCAGTTGATGCACATACAGCAGCAACTCTTTTCAAT GACTGTGTTATGGCAGCCTTGCAGAAGAAGACCGTGATTCTAGTAACTCATCAAGTGGAGTTTCTCTCTCAAGTGCACGAAATTCTG gtcATTCAAGGTGGAGAAGTTACTCAGTCAGGAAGCTACGAGGAACTCTTGACGACAGGGACAGCATTTGAACAGCTTGTGAATGCTCACAGAAATGCAGCTATGGCTATGGATCCTGAAATTAATGAAAATACCAAAAACTCCTCGAAGGAAAACAATGGTCGGGTGGAAGAGACTAAAGGGCTTTACCTTACTAAAGAAATTAGCGAGGAGGATATTTCTGTCAGAGGTCTGCCTGGTGTACAGCttacagaagaagaagaaaaggaaattggCAATGTTGGGTGGAAGCcaatttttgattatatcatCATCTCAAAGGGtttactttttctctctttgagCATACTAGCCCAAATTGGTTTTCTAACTCTTCAGGCTGCCTCAAGTTATTGGTTAGCATTTGCCATTCAAATACCTAATATTAGCAGCGGCATGTTAATTGgagtttacaccataatttcaACAATAAGTGCTGTCTTTGTGTATCTGAGGTCTTATTTATCTGCTCTTCTGGGATTAAAAGCTTCTAAATCCTTCTTCTCAACCTTCATCAACTCCATTTTCAATGCCCCCATGCAGTTTTTTGATTCTACCCCGGTCGGTCGGATTTTGACCAGA GCTTCATCTGATTTGAGCACATTGGATTTTGACATACCTTTCTCCATTGCCTTTGTTTATACTCCTGCACTTGAGATTCTAATTACTGTCATCATTATGGCCTCTGTAACATGGCAAGTTCTCATTGTAGCAGCGTTTGGTACAGTGGCTTCAAGTTATGTTCAG GGATATTATTTAGCTTCTGCAAGGGAACTGATGCGAATCAACGGAACAACAAAAGCTCCCGTCATGAATTATGCAGCAGAGACATCACTTGGAGTGGTAACCATAAGAGCATTCAACATGGCAGAGAGGTTCTTCCAGAACTACCTAAAGCTCATCGACACAGATGCAAAACTTTTCCTTTACTCCAATGCATCCTTGGAGTGGTTAATTTTAAGAGTGGAAGCACTTCAAAATCTGACTTTATTCACCGCTGCGTTCCTCTTGATTTTTCTTCCAAAGGGGGGTATAGCTCCAG GTCTTGTTGGACTTTCCCTTTCTTATGCTCTGGCTCTGACTCTTTCCCAAGTGTTTTTTACTCGATGGTACAGCAGCCTTTGTAATTACATCATCTCGGTTGAACGGATCAAACAGTTCATGAACATACCTCCTGAGCCTCCGGCAATTGTGGAGGACAAAAGGCCACCATTTTCATGGCCTTCTGAAGGGACGATAGAGTTACAGGATCTAAAG ATAAGATACAGGCAAAATTCTCCGTTAGTTCTCAAGGGAATCACTTGCACTTTCAGAGGAGGGGCCAGAGTAGGAGTTGTTGGAAGGACCGGAAGTGGCAAAACAACCCTCATAAGTGCTTTATTTCGCTTGGTAGAGCCGGAAAGTGGGAACATTCTTATTGATGGGCTTGACATTAGCACTATAGGTCTCAAGGATCTGAGAATGAAACTCAGCATCATTCCTCAGGAGCCAACACTTTTCAGGGGAAGTGTTCGAACAAACTTGGATCCTTTAGGCCTTTATTCTGATGATGAGATATGGAAG gctCTAGAGAAGTGCCAACTCAAGGCTACCATCAGCAGTCTTCCCAACTTACTAGATTCTTCAG TGAGTGATGAAGGTGAGAACTGGAGCGCAGGGCAACGACAGCTCTTCTGTCTTGGGAGAGTCCTTCTGAAAAGAAATAGAATTCTAGTTCTAGATGAAGCTACCGCCTCCATTGACTCCGCGACTGATGCAATTCTACAGACCATTATTAGGGAGGAATTCTCAGGTTGCACTGTGATAACTGTAGCTCACAGAGTTCCAACAGTCATCGACAGCGACATGGTCATGGTTCTTTCTTTCG GGAAACTGATTGAATATGATGAGCCTTCAAAGCTTTTGGAATCCGATTCATCGTTTTCTAAGCTTGTAGCCGAATATTGGTCCAGCCGCAGGAACTAA
- the LOC131336089 gene encoding ABC transporter C family member 8-like isoform X2, with product MASFERALGGLSWICEGEFDFISSTCIQGTVIDLLNILFLLAFYLCLFIVYITKRNYSSRFSKRDWVTIAISICSALISIAYFGSSLWDLIAQNGGFSSWSWVVNLFRGLIWISLTVSLLVQGSKLVKILASVWWVLFFLFISVINTEVLIRTHYKPILDMVAWPVNLLLLFCALRNFSLFLCQPSSEKSLSEPLLVEETQKYHSKINQASFLSKITFSWVDHLLKLGYSKILALEDIPCLVPEDESDLAYEKFAHVWDLLQSEKRSNNAGYLVFWALVKVHMKEMVYEGICAFLRALCVVVAPLLLYAFVNYTNRDTESIHEGLFLVGYLVVVKVVESLSQRHFFFNARRTGMKMRSALMVAVYRKQLNLSSLGRQRHSTGEIMNYIAVDAYRMGEFPVWFHLGWTFSLQLFLAVIVLFGVVGLGALPGLVPLLICGFLNVPFAKLLQKCQFQFMIAQDQRLRSMSEILNSMKIIKLQSWEDKFKKLIDSYRENEFKWLAETQYSKSYGTALYWMSPTLVSSVVFFGCAVFGSAPLDAATIFTVLATLRSMSEPVRMIPETLSAMIQVKVSFDRIDSFLLADEFKKEKLTTVPLQYSAMCIKIQSGKFHWNPKSAIPTLRDIDLEVRWGQKIAVCGPVGAGKSSVLYAILGEIPRSSGNVTVVGSIAYVSQASWIQSGTIRDNILYGKPMEKTKYEKAIKACALDKDIQNFDHGDLTEIGQRGLNMSGGQKQRIQLARAVYSDADIYLLDDPFSAVDAHTAATLFNDCVMAALQKKTVILVTHQVEFLSQVHEILVIQGGEVTQSGSYEELLTTGTAFEQLVNAHRNAAMAMDPEINENTKNSSKENNGRVEETKGLYLTKEISEEDISVRGLPGVQLTEEEEKEIGNVGWKPIFDYIIISKGLLFLSLSILAQIGFLTLQAASSYWLAFAIQIPNISSGMLIGVYTIISTISAVFVYLRSYLSALLGLKASKSFFSTFINSIFNAPMQFFDSTPVGRILTRASSDLSTLDFDIPFSIAFVYTPALEILITVIIMASVTWQVLIVAAFGTVASSYVQGYYLASARELMRINGTTKAPVMNYAAETSLGVVTIRAFNMAERFFQNYLKLIDTDAKLFLYSNASLEWLILRVEALQNLTLFTAAFLLIFLPKGGIAPGLVGLSLSYALALTLSQVFFTRWYSSLCNYIISVERIKQFMNIPPEPPAIVEDKRPPFSWPSEGTIELQDLKIRYRQNSPLVLKGITCTFRGGARVGVVGRTGSGKTTLISALFRLVEPESGNILIDGLDISTIGLKDLRMKLSIIPQEPTLFRGSVRTNLDPLGLYSDDEIWKALEKCQLKATISSLPNLLDSSGDDEGENWSAGQRQLFCLGRVLLKRNRILVLDEATASIDSATDAILQTIIREEFSGCTVITVAHRVPTVIDSDMVMVLSFGKLIEYDEPSKLLESDSSFSKLVAEYWSSRRN from the exons ATGGCTTCCTTTGAGAGAGCACTTG GAGGACTCTCTTGGATTTGTGAAGGTGAATTTGATTTCATCAGTTCTACTTGCATTCAGGGGACTGTCATTGATTTACTCAACATTCTATTCCTCCTTGCATTCTATTTATGTTTGTTCATAGTTTATATAACAAAGCGTAACTATAGTAGTAGGTTCAGTAAAAGGGACTGGGTCACTATAGCTATCTCAATCTGCTCTGCTCTTATTAGCATTGCATATTTCGGCTCCAGTTTATGGGATCTGATAGCCCAAAATGGAGGATTTAGTAGTTGGAGCTGGGTGGTGAACTTATTTAGGGGACTAATTTGGATCTCTTTGACAGTTTCCTTGCTAGTACAAGGATCCAAATTGGTCAAAATTCTGGCTTCAGTTTGGTGGGTGTTGTTCTTTCTATTTATTTCGGTTATAAATACCGAGGTTTTGATAAGAACACACTACAAACCAATCTTGGACATGGTAGCATGGCCTGTGAACTTGCTGCTTCTCTTTTGTGCTTTGAGGAATTTCAGTCTCTTCCTTTGTCAACCTTCCTCAGAAAAGAGCTTATCAGAACCTCTACTAGTTGAGGAGACTCAGAAATACCATAGTAAAATCAACCAAGCTAGTTTTCTTAGTAAAATAACATTTTCCTGGGTTGATCATTTACTTAAATTGGGTTACTCTAAGATTTTAGCTCTTGAAGACATCCCTTGCCTGGTCCCTGAGGATGAATCAGATTTGGCCTATGAGAAATTTGCTCATGTTTGGGATTTACTTCAAAGTGAGAAGAGGTCAAACAACGCTGGATATTTGGTTTTTTGGGCATTAGTTAAAGTGCATATGAAAGAAATGGTCTATGAAGGAATTTGTGCATTTCTTAGGGCATTGTGTGTGGTTGTTGCTCCCTTGTTACTCTACGCCTTTGTTAATTATACGAATCGGGACACAGAAAGTATACATGAAGGTCTCTTCTTAGTGGGGTACTTAGTTGTTGTCAAAGTGGTCGAGTCTCTGTCTCAGCGACATTTCTTTTTCAATGCAAGGAGGACTGGGATGAAGATGAGATCAGCTTTAATGGTGGCAGTTTATCGAAAGCAACTAAATCTTTCTAGTTTAGGAAGGCAAAGGCATTCAACCGGAGAGATTATGAACTACATCGCTGTTGATGCTTATCGAATGGGGGAATTTCCTGTGTGGTTTCACTTGGGATGGACCTTTTCTCTCCAGCTATTTCTAGCTGTAATTGTCCTGTTTGGGGTTGTGGGTCTTGGCGCTCTTCCTGGTTTAGTCCCTCTTCTTATCTGTGGGTTTCTTAATGTTCCATTTGCGAAGCTTCTTCAGAAGTGTCAGTTCCAATTTATGATAGCACAAGACCAGCGACTTAGGTCCATGTCTGAGATCCTTAACAGTATGAAAATAATCAAGTTACAGTCATGGGAAGATAAGTTCAAGAAATTGATTGATTCCTACAGAGAAAATGAATTCAAGTGGTTGGCGGAAACTCAGTATAGCAAGTCTTATGGCACTGCCTTGTACTGGATGTCTCCTACTCTTGTTTCTTCAGTTGTCTTCTTTGGTTGTGCCGTTTTTGGGAGTGCCCCCTTAGATGCTGCCACTATTTTCACTGTCTTGGCAACGTTGCGTAGTATGTCAGAACCTGTCAGAATGATACCAGAGACTCTTTCTGCAATGATTCAGGTCAAGGTCTCTTTTGACCGTATTGATTCCTTTCTGCTTGCTGATGAATTCAAAAAGGAGAAATTGACGACAGTTCCCTTGCAGTACTCTGCTATGTGTATTAAGATACAGTCTGGCAAATTCCATTGGAACCCCAAATCTGCAATTCCAACTCTTCGAGATATTGATTTGGAAGTGAGATGGGGGCAGAAAATTGCAGTTTGTGGGCCAGTTGGGGCTGGGAAATCATCGGTTTTATATGCTATACTCGGTGAAATACCCAGGAGTTCAGGAAAT GTTACTGTAGTCGGATCCATTGCTTATGTTTCTCAAGCTTCTTGGATTCAGAGTGGGACAATACGTGATAACATACTCTATGGAAAGCCAATGGAGAAAACGAAATACGAGAAAGCTATCAAAGCATGTGCCCTGGACAAAGACATTCAAAATTTTGACCATGGGGATCTCACTGAGATTGGTCAGAGAGGGCTGAACATGAGTGGAGGACAAAAACAAAGAATCCAACTTGCACGAGCTGTCTACAGTGATGCTGATATATATCTCCTTGACGACCCTTTTAGTGCAGTTGATGCACATACAGCAGCAACTCTTTTCAAT GACTGTGTTATGGCAGCCTTGCAGAAGAAGACCGTGATTCTAGTAACTCATCAAGTGGAGTTTCTCTCTCAAGTGCACGAAATTCTG gtcATTCAAGGTGGAGAAGTTACTCAGTCAGGAAGCTACGAGGAACTCTTGACGACAGGGACAGCATTTGAACAGCTTGTGAATGCTCACAGAAATGCAGCTATGGCTATGGATCCTGAAATTAATGAAAATACCAAAAACTCCTCGAAGGAAAACAATGGTCGGGTGGAAGAGACTAAAGGGCTTTACCTTACTAAAGAAATTAGCGAGGAGGATATTTCTGTCAGAGGTCTGCCTGGTGTACAGCttacagaagaagaagaaaaggaaattggCAATGTTGGGTGGAAGCcaatttttgattatatcatCATCTCAAAGGGtttactttttctctctttgagCATACTAGCCCAAATTGGTTTTCTAACTCTTCAGGCTGCCTCAAGTTATTGGTTAGCATTTGCCATTCAAATACCTAATATTAGCAGCGGCATGTTAATTGgagtttacaccataatttcaACAATAAGTGCTGTCTTTGTGTATCTGAGGTCTTATTTATCTGCTCTTCTGGGATTAAAAGCTTCTAAATCCTTCTTCTCAACCTTCATCAACTCCATTTTCAATGCCCCCATGCAGTTTTTTGATTCTACCCCGGTCGGTCGGATTTTGACCAGA GCTTCATCTGATTTGAGCACATTGGATTTTGACATACCTTTCTCCATTGCCTTTGTTTATACTCCTGCACTTGAGATTCTAATTACTGTCATCATTATGGCCTCTGTAACATGGCAAGTTCTCATTGTAGCAGCGTTTGGTACAGTGGCTTCAAGTTATGTTCAG GGATATTATTTAGCTTCTGCAAGGGAACTGATGCGAATCAACGGAACAACAAAAGCTCCCGTCATGAATTATGCAGCAGAGACATCACTTGGAGTGGTAACCATAAGAGCATTCAACATGGCAGAGAGGTTCTTCCAGAACTACCTAAAGCTCATCGACACAGATGCAAAACTTTTCCTTTACTCCAATGCATCCTTGGAGTGGTTAATTTTAAGAGTGGAAGCACTTCAAAATCTGACTTTATTCACCGCTGCGTTCCTCTTGATTTTTCTTCCAAAGGGGGGTATAGCTCCAG GTCTTGTTGGACTTTCCCTTTCTTATGCTCTGGCTCTGACTCTTTCCCAAGTGTTTTTTACTCGATGGTACAGCAGCCTTTGTAATTACATCATCTCGGTTGAACGGATCAAACAGTTCATGAACATACCTCCTGAGCCTCCGGCAATTGTGGAGGACAAAAGGCCACCATTTTCATGGCCTTCTGAAGGGACGATAGAGTTACAGGATCTAAAG ATAAGATACAGGCAAAATTCTCCGTTAGTTCTCAAGGGAATCACTTGCACTTTCAGAGGAGGGGCCAGAGTAGGAGTTGTTGGAAGGACCGGAAGTGGCAAAACAACCCTCATAAGTGCTTTATTTCGCTTGGTAGAGCCGGAAAGTGGGAACATTCTTATTGATGGGCTTGACATTAGCACTATAGGTCTCAAGGATCTGAGAATGAAACTCAGCATCATTCCTCAGGAGCCAACACTTTTCAGGGGAAGTGTTCGAACAAACTTGGATCCTTTAGGCCTTTATTCTGATGATGAGATATGGAAG gctCTAGAGAAGTGCCAACTCAAGGCTACCATCAGCAGTCTTCCCAACTTACTAGATTCTTCAGGCGA TGATGAAGGTGAGAACTGGAGCGCAGGGCAACGACAGCTCTTCTGTCTTGGGAGAGTCCTTCTGAAAAGAAATAGAATTCTAGTTCTAGATGAAGCTACCGCCTCCATTGACTCCGCGACTGATGCAATTCTACAGACCATTATTAGGGAGGAATTCTCAGGTTGCACTGTGATAACTGTAGCTCACAGAGTTCCAACAGTCATCGACAGCGACATGGTCATGGTTCTTTCTTTCG GGAAACTGATTGAATATGATGAGCCTTCAAAGCTTTTGGAATCCGATTCATCGTTTTCTAAGCTTGTAGCCGAATATTGGTCCAGCCGCAGGAACTAA